A part of Syngnathus acus chromosome 20, fSynAcu1.2, whole genome shotgun sequence genomic DNA contains:
- the dnajb6b gene encoding dnaJ homolog subfamily B member 6b isoform X2 — translation MVEYYQTLGVRKDATQADIKKAYRKQALKWHPDKNPDNKEEAEKRFKELAEAYEVLSDENKRNIYDKYGKQGLSSAAGGGSGGGHNNHFGHGFTFRKPEDVFREFFGRDPFADFFDNDPFGDFIGHNCHLGDPRSRTRGGGGGPFDFRGLSFNSGFNAFGDMGSGNGGFASFSSSFGGGGGGGMGNFKSVSTSTKFINGKKITTKRTVENGQERVEVEEDGQLKSLTVNDVPTDDDDDEHRRRRHNLPVACSHHQRYLRSFAQNPAGDDDEDDDEGEYGLSRGHADPKRKKRWLRESRRRRAPPPRLFFPTFGGFGPFF, via the exons ATGGTGGAGTACTACCAGACGCTCGGAGTCCGCAAAGATGCGACGCAAGCGGACATCAAGAAAGC ctACAGAAAGCAGGCGCTCAAGTGGCATCCGGACAAGAACCCCGACAACAAGGAGGAGGCTGAGAAAAGGTTCAAAGAGCTGGCCGAAGCTTACGAGGTGCTCTCGGACG AAAACAAGAGGAATATTTATGACAAATACGGCAAACAAGGGCTGTCGTCTGCAGCGGGAGGAGGCAGCGGCGGAG GCCATAACAATCACTTTGGCCACGGCTTCACATTCCGAAAGCCTGAGGATGTCTTCCGGGAATTCTTTGGCCGAGATCCCTTTGCGGATTTTTTCG ACAACGACCCTTTTGGCGACTTTATCGGGCACAATTGCCACTTGGGGGATCCCCGTTCCCGGAcaagaggcggcggcggcggtccCTTTGATTTCAGGGGCTTGTCGTTTAACTCGG GTTTTAACGCATTCGGCGACATGGGCAGCGGCAACGGCGGCTTTGCCTCCTTCTCCTCGTCGtttggcggtggcggcggaggAGGAATGGGTAACTTCAAATCCGTGTCCACTTCCACAAAGTTCATCAACGGCAAAAAAATCACCACCAAGCG GACGGTGGAGAACGGACAGGAGCGcgtggaggtggaggaggacggCCAGCTCAAGTCGCTAACGGTTAACG ATGTCCCAacagacgacgacgacgacgagcaTCGCCGGCGCAGACACAATCTTCCCGTCGCCTGCTCACACCACCAGCGCTATCTGAGGAGCTTCGCCCAGAACCCGGCTGGCGATGAcgacgaggacgacgacgaAGGAGAGTACGGCCTTAGCAGAG GTCACGCGGACCCCAAGAGGAAGAAACGTTGGCTAAGGGAGTCAAGACGAAGAAGAGCGCCACCACCCCGACTCTTCTTCCCCACATTCGGAGGCTTTGGTCCTTTTTTCTAA
- the dnajb6b gene encoding dnaJ homolog subfamily B member 6b isoform X1 — MVEYYQTLGVRKDATQADIKKAYRKQALKWHPDKNPDNKEEAEKRFKELAEAYEVLSDENKRNIYDKYGKQGLSSAAGGGSGGGGHNNHFGHGFTFRKPEDVFREFFGRDPFADFFDNDPFGDFIGHNCHLGDPRSRTRGGGGGPFDFRGLSFNSGFNAFGDMGSGNGGFASFSSSFGGGGGGGMGNFKSVSTSTKFINGKKITTKRTVENGQERVEVEEDGQLKSLTVNDVPTDDDDDEHRRRRHNLPVACSHHQRYLRSFAQNPAGDDDEDDDEGEYGLSRGHADPKRKKRWLRESRRRRAPPPRLFFPTFGGFGPFF, encoded by the exons ATGGTGGAGTACTACCAGACGCTCGGAGTCCGCAAAGATGCGACGCAAGCGGACATCAAGAAAGC ctACAGAAAGCAGGCGCTCAAGTGGCATCCGGACAAGAACCCCGACAACAAGGAGGAGGCTGAGAAAAGGTTCAAAGAGCTGGCCGAAGCTTACGAGGTGCTCTCGGACG AAAACAAGAGGAATATTTATGACAAATACGGCAAACAAGGGCTGTCGTCTGCAGCGGGAGGAGGCAGCGGCGGAG GAGGCCATAACAATCACTTTGGCCACGGCTTCACATTCCGAAAGCCTGAGGATGTCTTCCGGGAATTCTTTGGCCGAGATCCCTTTGCGGATTTTTTCG ACAACGACCCTTTTGGCGACTTTATCGGGCACAATTGCCACTTGGGGGATCCCCGTTCCCGGAcaagaggcggcggcggcggtccCTTTGATTTCAGGGGCTTGTCGTTTAACTCGG GTTTTAACGCATTCGGCGACATGGGCAGCGGCAACGGCGGCTTTGCCTCCTTCTCCTCGTCGtttggcggtggcggcggaggAGGAATGGGTAACTTCAAATCCGTGTCCACTTCCACAAAGTTCATCAACGGCAAAAAAATCACCACCAAGCG GACGGTGGAGAACGGACAGGAGCGcgtggaggtggaggaggacggCCAGCTCAAGTCGCTAACGGTTAACG ATGTCCCAacagacgacgacgacgacgagcaTCGCCGGCGCAGACACAATCTTCCCGTCGCCTGCTCACACCACCAGCGCTATCTGAGGAGCTTCGCCCAGAACCCGGCTGGCGATGAcgacgaggacgacgacgaAGGAGAGTACGGCCTTAGCAGAG GTCACGCGGACCCCAAGAGGAAGAAACGTTGGCTAAGGGAGTCAAGACGAAGAAGAGCGCCACCACCCCGACTCTTCTTCCCCACATTCGGAGGCTTTGGTCCTTTTTTCTAA
- the dnajb6b gene encoding dnaJ homolog subfamily B member 6b isoform X3, which translates to MVEYYQTLGVRKDATQADIKKAYRKQALKWHPDKNPDNKEEAEKRFKELAEAYEVLSDENKRNIYDKYGKQGLSSAAGGGSGGGGHNNHFGHGFTFRKPEDVFREFFGRDPFADFFDNDPFGDFIGHNCHLGDPRSRTRGGGGGPFDFRGLSFNSGFNAFGDMGSGNGGFASFSSSFGGGGGGGMGNFKSVSTSTKFINGKKITTKRTVENGQERVEVEEDGQLKSLTVNGEEQDRLRLDNK; encoded by the exons ATGGTGGAGTACTACCAGACGCTCGGAGTCCGCAAAGATGCGACGCAAGCGGACATCAAGAAAGC ctACAGAAAGCAGGCGCTCAAGTGGCATCCGGACAAGAACCCCGACAACAAGGAGGAGGCTGAGAAAAGGTTCAAAGAGCTGGCCGAAGCTTACGAGGTGCTCTCGGACG AAAACAAGAGGAATATTTATGACAAATACGGCAAACAAGGGCTGTCGTCTGCAGCGGGAGGAGGCAGCGGCGGAG GAGGCCATAACAATCACTTTGGCCACGGCTTCACATTCCGAAAGCCTGAGGATGTCTTCCGGGAATTCTTTGGCCGAGATCCCTTTGCGGATTTTTTCG ACAACGACCCTTTTGGCGACTTTATCGGGCACAATTGCCACTTGGGGGATCCCCGTTCCCGGAcaagaggcggcggcggcggtccCTTTGATTTCAGGGGCTTGTCGTTTAACTCGG GTTTTAACGCATTCGGCGACATGGGCAGCGGCAACGGCGGCTTTGCCTCCTTCTCCTCGTCGtttggcggtggcggcggaggAGGAATGGGTAACTTCAAATCCGTGTCCACTTCCACAAAGTTCATCAACGGCAAAAAAATCACCACCAAGCG GACGGTGGAGAACGGACAGGAGCGcgtggaggtggaggaggacggCCAGCTCAAGTCGCTAACGGTTAACGGTGAGGAACAAGACAGACTGAGACTGGATAACAAGTAA
- the ube3c gene encoding ubiquitin-protein ligase E3C — protein sequence MFSFEGDFKTRPKVSLGGASKKEAKASLLHRTQEERRKREDDRKRLKNAILIQSYVRGYQDLKRQYAIQRAHFDDCANQTQPVLEAPTLSLLSRQLIFFYRQSVDAHRLIWLCQNLVKHNCQFVKLLVAPHRQTCMFQIKRLLGFCCRLLQNCGDDSLNVAVPMRMLEIFSSERVYLPVLADANRVASTVEQILHYMIQKGYYRSLYILVTHRLPPSLEYSDSPSIPLASTLLEHILKPLHFSYSSCTAGARHFVFAAFTEEFISAPFTEQIFHFFIPALSDPRLAFPFEAFLGSLRHTVAQNRAPWIFYFVLSAGENCLGSLSEEGLLLYLSALRTLLPLLPVTESCNRPEVGSDSEDDSDADIHPLSVKDDSRISVQLITEECVRKLDTKQQTNTLLNLVWRDSASEDVFTMMASICHTLMVQHRLLVPKVRLLYSLAFNARFLRHLWHLITSMTTKMITGSMVPLLQLISRGSPMSYEDSNRIIPLFYLFSSLFSHSLISVHDSEFFEHEAEGQQTQLSTMPFTLLELVTLSRCLRDACLGIIKLAYPETKTEHREEYMAAFRSVGVKTNAEVQQRIQAEQKRWVQLFKVITNLVKMLKARDIRRPFCPSEHWLSQEVNIRADKVTQLYVPSARHVWRTRRMGRIGPLQSTLDVGSEPPQLSVSEERHLAILTELPFVVPFEERVKIFQRLIYADKRDVQGDGPFSNGIVVTIRRNYIYEDAYDKLSPENEPDLKKRIRVHLLNAHGLDEAGIDGGGIFREFLNELLKSGFNPNQGMFKTTNEGLLYPNPAAETLVGESFARHYYFLGRILGKALYENMLVELPFASFFLSKLLGTSADVDIHHLASLDPEMYRNLLFLKSYEGDVEELGLNFTVVNNDLGEAQVVELKLGGKDIPVTTANRIAYIHLVADYRLNKQIRPHCLAFRQGLANVVNLEWLRMFDQQEIQVLISGAHVPICLDDLKKFTNYSGGYTATHPVIQIFWEVVEGFTDEEKRKLLKFVTSCSRPPLLGFKELYPAFCVHNGGTDLDRLPTASTCMNLLKLPEFYSQHQMRNKLLYAIESSSGFELS from the exons ATGTTTAGCTTCGAGGGTGATTTCAAGACGAGACCTAAGGTGTCACTCGGAGGAGCAAGTAAAAAG GAAGCCAAAGCATCCCTGCTGCATCGtactcaagaagaaagaagaaaaagagag GATGATAGGAAACGGCTGAAGAATGCCATCCTCATTCAGTCCTATGTACGCGGCTACCAAGATTTGAAGCGACAG taCGCAATCCAGAGGGCCCATTTTGACGACTGCGCCAACCAGACACAGCCCGTTTTGGAAGCCCCGACCCTAAGTCTGCTTTCGAGGCAGCTCATCTTTTTCTACCGACAGAGCGTGGATGCGCACAGATTG ATATGGCTGTGCCAGAACCTGGTGAAACACAACTGTCAGTTTGTCAAGCTGCTCGTGGCTCCACACAGGCAGACGTGTATGTTTCAGATCAAGAGGCTATTGGGTTTTTGCTGCAG ACTCCTGCAGAACTGCGGTGACGACAGCTTAAATGTGGCCGTTCCCATGCGGATGTTGGAAATCTTCTCGTCGGAGAGAGTCTACTTGCCCGTCTTGGCTGACGCCAACCGTGTGGCGTCAACGGTGGAGCAGATTTTGCACTATATGATCCAGAAAG GATATTACAGGTCGCTGTACATTTTGGTGACTCACCGACTCCCTCCGAGTCTGGAGTACAGTGACTCTCCTTCTATTCCCTTGGCAAGCACACTATTGGAACACATCCTCAAACCTTTGCACTTTAGCTACTCCTCCTGCACAGCGGGCGCCAG GCACTTTGTCTTTGCCGCCTTCACTGAGGAGTTCATTTCGGCGCCCTTCACGGAGCAGATCTTTCACTTCTTCATCCCGGCCCTGTCCGACCCCCGGCTGGCCTTCCCCTTCGAGGCCTTCCTCGGCTCCCTCCGGCACACCGTCGCCCAGAATCGCGCACCCTGGATATTTTACTTTGTCCTCTCTGCAGGAGAGAACTGCCTGG GTTCGCTATCGGAGGAAGGCCTGCTGCTGTATTTAAGTGCTCTGCGGACATTGCTGCCCCTGTTGCCCGTGACCGAGAGCTGCAACCGGCCCGAGGTGGGCAGCGACTCCGAGGATGACTCTGACGCCGATATCCACCCGCTGTCCGTGAAG GATGACAGTCGCATCTCCGTGCAGCTGATCACTGAGGAATGCGTGCGCAAGCTGGACACCAAACAGCAGACCAACACGCTACTCAACCTGGTGTGGAGGGACTCGGCCAGTGAGGACGTGTTCACCATGATGGCGTCCATCTGTCACACGCTCATGGTGCAGCATCGCCTCCTGGTTCCCAAAGTCAG ACTTCTGTACAGTTTAGCCTTCAACGCACGGTTCCTACGGCATCTCTGGCACCTGATCACCTCCATGACGACCAAAATGATTACCGG CTCCATGGTTCCGCTGCTGCAGCTGATCTCCAGAGGCTCGCCCATGTCCTACGAAGACTCCAACCGCATCATTCCGCTCTTCTACCTCTTCAGCTCCCTCTTCAGCCACTCGCTCATCTCCGTGCACGACAGCGAGTTTTTTGAGCACGAAGCGGAAG GTCAGCAGACCCAGTTGTCCACGATGCCTTTCACACTTTTGGAGCTGGTGACTCTGTCCCGCTGCCTGAGGGACGCGTGCCTCGGCATCATCAAGCTGGCCTACCCGGAGACCAAGACGGAGCACCGCGAGGAGTACATGGCGGCCTTCCGCAGCGTGGGCGTCAAGACCAACGCCGAGGTGCAGCAGCGCATCCAGGCCGAGCAGAAACGCTGGGTGCAGCTCTTTAAG GTCATCACAAACTTGGTGAAAATGTTGAAGGCTCGCGACATCCGCCGACCCTTCTGCCCATCGGAACACTGGCTCTCTCAGGAGGTCAACATTCGAGCCGATAAG GTCACGCAGCTCTACGTGCCGTCTGCTCGACACGTGTGGAGAACCAGAAGGATGGGTCGCATCGGACCGCTCCAATCAACACTGGACG TGGGCTCTGAGCCTCCGCAGCTGTCCGTGTCGGAGGAGAGACATCTGGCTATCCTCACCGAGCTCCCTTTTGTCGTTCCGTTCGAGGAGCGAGTCAAG ATCTTCCAGAGGTTAATCTATGCCGACAAGCGGGACGTCCAGGGGGACGGGCCCTTCTCCAACGGCATCGTCGTCACCATTCGACGTAACTACATCTACGAAGACGCCTACGACAAACTCTCGCCAGAGAACG AGCCAGACTTGAAGAAAAGAATCCGGGTGCACCTGCTGAACGCCCACGGCCTGGACGAGGCGGGCATCGACGGCGGGGGCATCTTCCGCGAGTTCCTCAATGAGCTCCTCAAGTCGGGCTTCAACCCCAACCAGGGCATGTTCAAGACCACCAACGAAGGCCTGCTGTACCCCAACCCCGCCGCCGAGACGCTGGTGGGGGAGTCCTTTGCGCGACACTACTACTTTCTGGGCAGGATTCTGGGGAAG GCTCTTTACGAGAACATGCTGGTGGAGTTGCCCTTTGCCAGTTTCTTCCTGTCCAAGTTGCTGGGCACCAGCGCCGACGTGGACATCCACCATCTGGCCTCTCTGGACCCAGAGATGTACCGGAACCTTCTCTTCCTCAAGAGCTACGAGGGCGACGTGGAGGAGCTGGGTCTCAACTTCACGGTGGTCAACAACGATCTGGGAGAGGCTCAG GTGGTGGAACTGAAGCTGGGCGGGAAGGACATTCCCGTCACCACGGCCAACCGCATCGCGTACATCCACCTGGTGGCCGACTACCGGCTCAACAAGCAGATCCGGCCGCACTGCCTGGCCTTCAGGCAGGGGCTGGCCAACGTGGTCAACCTGGAGTGGCTGCGCATGTTTGACCAGCAGGAGATCCAG GTGCTGATATCCGGCGCTCACGTGCCAATTTGTCTCGATGACCTGAAAAAGTTTACAAACTACTCAG GGGGCTACACGGCCACGCACCCCGTCATCCAGATCTTCTGGGAGGTGGTGGAAGGCTTTACAGACGAAGAGAAGCGCAAGCTTCTCAAGTTCGTCACCAGCTGCTCCAGACCTCCTCTGCTCGGCTTCAAG gagTTGTACCCAGCCTTCTGCGTCCACAACGGCGGCACCGACCTGGACAGGCTGCCCACGGCCAGCACCTGCATGAACTTGCTCAAGCTGCCCGAGTTCTACAGCCAGCATCAGATGAGGAACAAGCTGCTCTACGCCATCGAGTCGTCGTCTGGCTTTGAGCTGAGCTGA